DNA from Massilia antarctica:
TCGTGACCTCAACCGTTGGAAAACCGTCCTGGAACGGCACCCATTTTCCGACTTCGACGCGCTTGTATACGGCACGGCCAGCGCCAACCGAATAGGTGACGCTGCCGATGCACTTGAGCTTCTCCGGAAATGGCGACTTGCCGGGCGCAATATGCTCCAACGGGCCGTTACCGTTGCCGCGCGGCCAAACATCACCATCGCGGTTCTTTGAAGCGACAAGGCCGCTAGGGCGCGGAAACGGTGCGCGAGCAACACCGACCACCGGATACGCCATCCCTTCCAACTCCTGATAGCCGCAATTATCCCCAGTCGGGCGTCCGGTGAACAGTGAAATGATGCGCGTGGGAATCTGCGAATCGAACAAGAGCGATGCCTCATGAAGGGGGGTTTTTTTTCTGGCACACATTTGCAGGATGCCCTTTTCCTGGATCGCCAGATCGACGATTTCAAAATCCGAGAACACTTCGGTCCAACGTTTTTCATCTAAGAATGGGTTCACAATGAACTCCTTTGAAATTTGATGTGATTACGATCGACGGAAGTGTACCTCGCAATCCTGCCGGCCCCTCTGACTTCCAATGGGATTGCGTCTTCATCCCGGATGGTTACACTCAGACGTTCGCTGAGATGGGAGCGGCGAAGGACGAGATCTCGATGCGCCGCAAACGGAAATTTGCAAGCTAGTTGTCGCCTAAACGCGGTTTCTATGCTGCTTTTTTGAGTTCTGGATTTTTCTCCTTTTTGGTGACGGTCTCCGTGACACTTTTTTCCGGATTGAGGTGCACGGTCGTGACTGGCGCCCAGCTTCGCGTGTCGCCACTCCAGCGCTCCGGGCGCTCGGCCTTGGCCGCCTCATAGACCTCCGTACGTTTGCGCAGCAGCTCGCCATCCAGGCCCGCGTGCCGCTGTGCCGGCGTGACGAACTGGATGGCACTGTGACGGTGCTCCTCGTTGTACCAACGCACGAACGTGCCGACCCACTGCCGCGCGGCCATGAGGCTTTCAAATGAGCGCTGCGGGTAGGCTGGGCGGTACTTGAGCGTTTTGAAGAGGCTTTCGCTGAAGGGGTTGTCATTGCTACACGCGGGCCGACTGAACGATGGGACGACGCCGAGCTTTTGCAGCGTTGCAAGCATGGTGGCACCCTTCATCGGACTGCCGTTGTCAGAGTGCAGCACCACCTGTTTTGGCGCGATATTTTCACGCAAACAAATATCGCGCATCACCTCGCTGGCTAGCTCGCTGCTTTCCGATTCGTAGACCTGCCAGCCGACGATCTTGCGGCTGTAGATATCCATGAAGAGGTAGAGATAGAAATAGATGCCCATGACCGTCGTCGGCAGATAGGTGATGTCCCAGCTAAACAGCTGGCCCGGTGCTGTTGCCACCAGCGCACGGGGCTTGTGGCGGGGTTTTGCCGGCTTCTCGGCCCCACGGTGCTTGAGCTGGTTTGCCGCGTTCAGCAAGCGATAGAACGTCGACTCCGAGGCGACGTACTCGCCCCGGTCGACCAGTTGTGGCACGATCTGGCTTGGTGGGAGGTGGCCGAATTCGGGTGAGTTGGCGATCTCCAGTACGCGCTTGCGTTCCAGATCGCTCAGGCGGTTCTTGGGTGTCTGCACCCGTGCCGGCCGTCGATCACAAGCCCCCTCAGCTTTGTCGTTCTGCCAGCGCTGCAAGGTCCGCTCGCTCAGCGTAATCACCTCGCAGGCCCGCCACTGGCGCGCGCCGGAACCGACCGCCTCGGCCACCAAATCCATCACCTGGTCGCGCTGCGGGAGGTCGGTCATCATTCCTCGTCCTCCCACAGCGCGCGGAACTTTTTTTGCAGGATCAGCAACGCGGCCGCCTCCGCCAACGCGCCATTTTTGCGCACAATCTCGCGCTCGAGCTTTGCAACCTTGTCCTTCAAAGTGCGCATTTCGCGCACGCCCGTTGCGGGCTCTTTTA
Protein-coding regions in this window:
- a CDS encoding IS3 family transposase (programmed frameshift), translated to MSSKYPEAFIEQALVKVYSRGHRSVKSVAEDLNVNHHTLKYWMKNKVVTIKDAPTAREKRPQDWTAAEQFAALRATHGLSDEALQAWCREHGIFPHHLTSWEAAFCGEVKEPATGVREMRTLKDKVAKLEREIVRKNGALAEAAALLILQKKFPRAVGGRGMMTDLPQRDQVMDLVAEAVGSGARQWRACEVITLSERTLQRWQNDKAEGACDRRPARVQTPKNRLSDLERKRVLEIANSPEFGHLPPSQIVPQLVDRGEYVASESTFYRLLNAANQLKHRGAEKPAKPRHKPRALVATAPGQLFSWDITYLPTTVMGIYFYLYLFMDIYSRKIVGWQVYESESSELASEVMRDICLRENIAPKQVVLHSDNGSPMKGATMLATLQKLGVVPSFSRPACSNDNPFSESLFKTLKYRPAYPQRSFESLMAARQWVGTFVRWYNEEHRHSAIQFVTPAQRHAGLDGELLRKRTEVYEAAKAERPERWSGDTRSWAPVTTVHLNPEKSVTETVTKKEKNPELKKAA
- a CDS encoding non-canonical purine NTP pyrophosphatase — protein: MITIDGSVPRNPAGPSDFQWDCVFIPDGYTQTFAEMGAAKDEISMRRKRKFAS